A DNA window from Micromonospora sp. NBC_01739 contains the following coding sequences:
- a CDS encoding extracellular solute-binding protein, protein MRRTARGIAVLASASLALTVAACGSEDKAAEEQPKADPAALTAELTWWDTSDPQNEGPAFKELIAKFNQTYPNVKINYQSVPFGEAQNKFKTAAQAKTGAPDILRAEVAWVPEFASLGYLYALDGSELLSDADDFLATPLASNKYDGKTYGVPQVTDSLALMYNKDLLSKAGISAPPKTWAELKSAAQTIKDSTDAEGVYLNPAGYFMLPFMYGEGGDLVDAEAKKITINSEQNAAGLKIAKDLIDSGAAAKPSANDAYGTMMTLFKEQKVAMIINGPWEVNNVSSAPDFGGLENLGIAPVPAGSARAGGPVGGHNYVIWSGMPPEKIDAAVAFVKFMASAESQAFLSEKLGVLPTRTSAYQVDAVKNNPVVAAFQAVNEAAVGRPWIPEAGQFFGPLDQMATEVLIQNKDPKAALDNVAKKYKAEVVPGYGL, encoded by the coding sequence ATGCGTCGCACAGCCAGGGGGATCGCCGTACTCGCCTCCGCCAGTCTCGCCCTCACCGTCGCCGCGTGCGGCAGCGAGGACAAGGCGGCCGAGGAGCAGCCCAAGGCCGACCCCGCCGCCCTCACCGCGGAACTGACCTGGTGGGACACCTCGGACCCGCAGAACGAGGGCCCGGCGTTCAAGGAGTTGATCGCCAAGTTCAACCAGACCTACCCGAACGTGAAGATCAACTACCAGTCGGTCCCGTTCGGTGAGGCCCAGAACAAGTTCAAGACCGCCGCCCAGGCCAAGACCGGGGCCCCGGACATCCTGCGGGCCGAGGTGGCCTGGGTGCCCGAGTTCGCCTCCCTCGGCTACCTCTACGCCCTCGACGGCTCGGAGCTGCTCAGCGACGCCGACGACTTCCTGGCGACCCCGCTGGCCTCCAACAAGTACGACGGCAAGACCTACGGGGTCCCGCAGGTCACCGACAGCCTCGCGCTGATGTACAACAAGGACCTGCTCAGCAAGGCCGGCATCAGCGCACCGCCGAAGACCTGGGCCGAGCTGAAGTCCGCCGCGCAGACCATCAAGGACTCAACCGACGCCGAGGGCGTGTACCTCAACCCGGCCGGCTACTTCATGCTGCCCTTCATGTACGGCGAGGGGGGCGACCTGGTCGACGCCGAGGCCAAGAAGATCACCATCAACTCGGAGCAGAACGCCGCCGGGCTGAAGATCGCCAAGGACCTGATCGACAGCGGGGCCGCCGCCAAGCCCTCCGCCAACGACGCCTACGGCACCATGATGACCCTGTTCAAGGAGCAGAAGGTCGCCATGATCATCAACGGGCCGTGGGAGGTCAACAACGTCTCCTCGGCGCCGGACTTCGGCGGCCTGGAGAACCTGGGCATCGCCCCGGTGCCGGCCGGCTCCGCCCGCGCCGGTGGCCCGGTCGGTGGCCACAACTACGTGATCTGGTCCGGCATGCCACCGGAGAAGATCGACGCCGCCGTCGCCTTCGTGAAGTTCATGGCCTCCGCCGAGTCGCAGGCCTTCCTGTCGGAGAAGCTCGGCGTGCTGCCCACCCGCACCTCGGCGTACCAGGTGGACGCGGTCAAGAACAACCCCGTCGTGGCCGCCTTCCAGGCCGTCAACGAGGCCGCCGTGGGTCGCCCCTGGATCCCCGAGGCCGGCCAGTTCTTCGGCCCCCTCGACCAGATGGCCACCGAGGTCCTGATCCAGAACAAGGACCCCAAGGCCGCGCTGGACAACGTCGCCAAGAAGTACAAGGCCGAGGTCGTACCCGGCTACGGACTCTGA